The Deltaproteobacteria bacterium genome window below encodes:
- a CDS encoding ABC transporter substrate-binding protein, with translation MNRRHTLVSAIAAVIIICAVFIVSGCGKESGKDSEAVKESPGAGDSSIFKAPISPTPPPPDLKWLTNDTDPVFSSPEARKGGTLHLAIASFPLTFRVVGPDSNSSFRSAILGNQLSLIGIHPNTENIIPEIATHWAYGKDGKTMYFKLNPKARWSDGVPVTAHDFAYTLEFMRSKHIVAPWYNDYYTQEIDRVIVYDDYTLAVVGTKAQPDLHLRLGISPTPRHFYGKLSGDFVRRYNWKIAPNTGPYQISDFQKGKYIKFKRKRDWWAKDLKYFKNRFNVNTVIFTVVRDFNMQWEYFKKGKIDTFGLTLPEFWHNKSRIPIFEKGYAHRIWFFNHTQQPSYGMYLNMDRETFKDRRVRYAFAHAMNIRKVIQQVLRGDYYRLEQMFVGYGRYTNPNIRARRFDLGKVEHYMKEAGWHRGGDGIWEKNGLRFSVEVTYSREAHTPRLVVLKEEAKKAGVELRLQRLDPSAAYKKILEKKHDVAWMAWSTSLRPQYWEHFHSINAHKPQTNNITNTDDPEMDRLIEAYRNALDEETRIRLSWKIQEKIHEIGCYVPTFMVPYVRQGYWRWWRLPAVPGTRHTDDLFEPFSSATGGLFWYDERLYEETTKAMKAGRSFPPVTIIDETYKMKGIESP, from the coding sequence ATGAATAGGAGACATACTCTGGTATCTGCAATCGCCGCTGTTATTATCATCTGCGCCGTGTTTATTGTGTCCGGGTGCGGAAAAGAGAGCGGCAAAGACTCGGAAGCAGTGAAGGAATCCCCCGGCGCCGGGGACAGTTCCATCTTCAAAGCCCCGATTTCCCCGACTCCACCGCCCCCGGACCTTAAATGGCTCACCAACGACACGGACCCGGTGTTTTCCTCTCCTGAGGCCCGCAAGGGGGGAACCCTCCACCTGGCTATCGCGAGTTTCCCCCTGACCTTCCGGGTGGTGGGGCCGGATTCGAACAGCAGTTTCAGGAGTGCCATCCTGGGAAACCAGTTGTCACTCATTGGTATCCATCCAAATACGGAAAATATCATCCCGGAAATCGCAACCCACTGGGCCTATGGAAAAGACGGGAAGACCATGTACTTCAAGCTCAACCCCAAGGCCCGGTGGTCGGACGGCGTGCCGGTCACGGCCCATGACTTCGCCTATACCTTGGAATTCATGCGCTCCAAACACATCGTGGCCCCCTGGTACAACGACTACTACACCCAGGAGATCGACAGGGTGATCGTGTACGACGATTACACCCTGGCCGTGGTCGGCACCAAGGCCCAGCCCGACCTTCACCTGAGACTCGGGATTTCCCCCACCCCCCGCCATTTTTACGGAAAACTGTCCGGGGATTTCGTCCGCCGATATAACTGGAAGATCGCACCGAACACCGGACCCTACCAGATCTCCGATTTCCAGAAAGGAAAGTACATCAAGTTCAAGCGGAAGCGGGATTGGTGGGCGAAGGACCTTAAGTATTTCAAGAACCGGTTCAACGTGAACACGGTGATCTTCACCGTAGTGCGGGATTTCAATATGCAATGGGAGTACTTCAAGAAGGGAAAGATCGATACCTTCGGCCTGACCCTTCCCGAATTCTGGCACAACAAGTCCCGGATCCCCATTTTTGAGAAAGGCTATGCTCACAGGATCTGGTTCTTCAACCATACCCAGCAGCCCTCTTACGGCATGTACCTCAACATGGACCGGGAGACCTTCAAGGACAGGCGGGTTCGTTACGCCTTCGCCCATGCTATGAACATCCGAAAGGTGATCCAACAGGTCCTGAGGGGCGATTACTACCGCCTGGAGCAGATGTTCGTGGGGTACGGCCGGTACACGAATCCCAACATCCGGGCGAGGAGGTTCGACCTCGGCAAGGTGGAGCATTACATGAAGGAGGCGGGTTGGCACCGGGGGGGTGACGGGATCTGGGAGAAGAACGGCCTGCGTTTCTCCGTGGAGGTGACCTATAGCCGGGAGGCCCACACTCCGCGGCTCGTGGTCCTGAAGGAGGAGGCCAAGAAGGCGGGGGTTGAATTGCGTCTTCAAAGGCTGGATCCCTCGGCGGCCTACAAGAAGATCCTCGAGAAGAAGCATGACGTGGCCTGGATGGCCTGGAGCACCTCCCTGAGGCCCCAATACTGGGAGCATTTTCACTCCATAAACGCCCACAAGCCCCAGACCAACAACATCACCAACACGGATGACCCCGAGATGGACCGGCTGATTGAGGCCTACCGTAATGCCCTCGACGAGGAGACCCGGATACGGTTGTCCTGGAAGATACAGGAGAAAATCCATGAGATCGGCTGCTATGTGCCGACCTTCATGGTGCCTTACGTGCGGCAGGGATACTGGCGGTGGTGGCGCCTTCCGGCGGTGCCGGGCACCCGGCACACGGATGACCTTTTCGAACCCTTCTCAAGCGCTACGGGAGGGCTTTTCTGGTACGACGAAAGGCTGTACGAGGAAACGACGAAGGCCATGAAGGCCGGAAGGAGCTTTCCCCCTGTGACCATCATTGACGAGACTTACAAGATGAAGGGTATCGAATCACCCTAA
- a CDS encoding ABC transporter permease subunit, whose translation MPLNPLTIKKLKRFKSIKRGYYSFILFLLMILFSLVAELFVNNRALLVYYEGRLYFPIYGRMIPGTTFGLDYDYETNYRLLKKRFQAEGKGNWVLMPLVPYNAYETDLKEGAYPPFPPSLKDKHYLGTDNAGRDVLARLVYGFRIAIAFSLLLLIFNFTIGIGIGSAMGYWGGRFDLFFQRVIEVWSNIPFLYVVIIISSILVPSFFMLVMIMAFFGWISITWTMRTVTYKERARDYVLAARALGASNLRIVFKHIVPNTVAVIVTYAPFAVSNGIVALTSLDYLGFGLPPPTPSWGELLQQGWSNLEAWWIVGSVVVAMMITLIAVTFVGEAVREAFDPRLHTTYE comes from the coding sequence ATGCCCCTGAATCCCTTGACAATAAAAAAACTCAAACGGTTCAAGTCCATCAAACGGGGCTACTATTCCTTTATACTCTTCCTCTTGATGATCCTCTTTTCCCTGGTTGCGGAGCTTTTCGTGAACAACCGGGCCCTGCTGGTCTACTACGAAGGCAGGCTCTATTTTCCCATCTATGGCCGGATGATCCCGGGCACGACCTTCGGGTTGGATTACGACTACGAGACTAACTATCGTTTATTGAAAAAACGCTTCCAGGCCGAAGGCAAGGGCAATTGGGTCCTGATGCCCCTGGTGCCTTATAACGCCTATGAGACGGATCTCAAGGAAGGCGCATATCCGCCCTTTCCCCCTTCTTTAAAGGATAAACATTACCTGGGAACCGACAACGCGGGCCGTGACGTCTTGGCCCGGCTGGTCTACGGGTTCCGGATCGCTATCGCCTTTTCACTTCTTCTGCTTATTTTCAACTTCACGATCGGAATCGGCATCGGAAGCGCCATGGGATACTGGGGCGGCAGGTTTGACCTCTTCTTTCAGCGGGTCATCGAAGTCTGGTCGAACATCCCCTTCCTCTATGTGGTCATCATCATCTCCTCCATCCTTGTTCCCAGTTTTTTCATGCTGGTCATGATTATGGCCTTTTTCGGCTGGATTTCCATCACCTGGACCATGCGGACCGTGACTTACAAGGAGAGGGCCAGGGACTACGTCCTCGCGGCCCGGGCCCTGGGGGCCTCCAATCTCCGGATCGTGTTCAAACACATCGTCCCCAACACCGTGGCCGTGATCGTCACTTACGCCCCCTTCGCGGTCTCAAACGGTATCGTGGCCCTTACCTCCCTGGATTACCTGGGGTTCGGGCTGCCCCCGCCCACCCCGAGTTGGGGGGAATTGCTCCAGCAGGGTTGGAGCAATCTGGAGGCCTGGTGGATCGTGGGCTCAGTAGTGGTGGCAATGATGATCACCCTGATTGCGGTCACCTTCGTGGGAGAGGCCGTGCGGGAAGCCTTTGATCCAAGGCTGCATACGACCTACGAGTAG
- a CDS encoding ABC transporter permease subunit: MTAYFIRRFLLIVPTFLGITIMVFVITRFVPGGPIERMIAEARQMKTAEGGRMAAGALSREQTQPLSEEQIEELKRYYGFDKPVLVSYVLWLGKVLTGDLGTSTRYYDPVWSMIKERIPISLYFGILTLLLTYGVCIPLGIAKAIRHKSGFDNVTSVVVFAGYAIPGWVVGVLLLVIFASHWEIFPLGGLVSDDFEDFTLAGKMADLAWHTALPLLAYVLGSFTVMTFLMKNTLMDHLSSDYIRTAIAKGLSFRKAVFRHALRNSLIPIATSFGNNVSIILSGSFLIEKVFNINGMGLLGYESVVERDYPVVMGILVISSLLFLIGNILSDICVAVVDPRVKFE; this comes from the coding sequence ATGACGGCCTATTTCATCAGACGTTTTCTGCTGATCGTCCCGACGTTTCTCGGCATCACCATCATGGTCTTCGTGATCACCCGGTTCGTCCCGGGAGGCCCCATCGAGCGCATGATCGCCGAGGCCAGACAGATGAAAACGGCCGAGGGGGGCAGGATGGCGGCGGGGGCCCTATCCCGGGAGCAGACCCAGCCCCTCTCAGAAGAGCAGATCGAGGAACTGAAACGTTATTACGGGTTCGACAAACCCGTCCTGGTAAGCTACGTCCTGTGGCTGGGCAAGGTCCTCACCGGCGACTTAGGCACTTCCACCCGTTACTACGATCCCGTCTGGAGCATGATCAAGGAAAGGATCCCCATTTCCCTCTACTTCGGGATCCTCACCCTCCTGCTCACTTACGGGGTCTGCATACCCCTGGGGATCGCCAAGGCGATTCGGCACAAGAGTGGTTTCGATAACGTCACCTCGGTGGTCGTCTTTGCGGGTTACGCGATCCCGGGGTGGGTTGTGGGGGTGCTCTTGCTCGTGATCTTCGCCTCCCACTGGGAGATCTTTCCCCTTGGGGGGCTGGTGAGCGACGATTTCGAGGACTTCACCCTGGCGGGAAAGATGGCGGACCTTGCCTGGCACACGGCCCTGCCCCTGCTGGCCTACGTCCTGGGATCCTTTACGGTCATGACCTTTCTCATGAAAAACACGCTCATGGATCACCTCTCGAGCGACTATATACGGACGGCCATCGCAAAGGGCCTCTCCTTTCGAAAGGCCGTGTTCCGGCATGCCCTCCGGAACAGCCTGATCCCCATCGCCACGAGTTTCGGGAACAATGTCTCCATCATCCTCTCGGGATCCTTTCTGATCGAGAAGGTCTTCAACATCAACGGCATGGGTCTTCTGGGATACGAGTCTGTGGTGGAGAGGGACTACCCGGTGGTCATGGGCATTCTCGTGATTTCGTCTCTCCTGTTCCTGATAGGGAACATCCTGTCCGATATCTGTGTGGCTGTCGTGGACCCGAGGGTGAAGTTCGAGTGA
- a CDS encoding protein-glutamate O-methyltransferase CheR, whose protein sequence is MLFFDSTEMNLTEKQFRKLSELVYHECGINLHEGKRQLLQARLSKRLRKTGIKTVKEYLKVLETDQKELIHFLDAVSTNHTFFFRESQHFEILEPSHLNIWCAACSSGEEPYSVAIYCLEKGFRPSILATDISTNVLGIAKRAVYPMERARMVPQHVLRKYFQKGQGKWEDYIRVKEEVRRMVTFGRFNLVLDPLPAREFDVIFCRNVLIYFDNLVKEKVINRLYRLLKWNGYFIIGGAESLNSIRHMYKYVKPSIYRKVGGVKAK, encoded by the coding sequence ATGCTCTTCTTCGATTCAACAGAGATGAACCTAACGGAAAAACAATTCAGGAAACTCAGTGAACTGGTCTATCACGAGTGCGGCATCAACCTGCACGAAGGCAAACGACAACTGCTCCAGGCCCGGCTCTCAAAGCGGCTCCGCAAGACGGGCATCAAGACCGTCAAGGAATATCTCAAGGTGCTGGAAACTGACCAAAAGGAATTGATCCATTTCCTTGACGCCGTTTCCACCAACCACACCTTTTTCTTCAGGGAAAGCCAGCACTTTGAGATCCTCGAACCCTCCCACCTGAACATCTGGTGCGCGGCTTGCTCCAGCGGCGAAGAGCCCTATTCCGTGGCGATCTACTGCCTGGAGAAGGGATTCAGGCCCTCCATCCTCGCTACGGATATCTCCACCAACGTTCTGGGGATCGCCAAGCGGGCGGTCTACCCCATGGAAAGGGCCCGGATGGTGCCCCAACATGTCCTCCGTAAATATTTTCAAAAAGGGCAGGGAAAATGGGAAGACTACATTCGGGTGAAAGAAGAGGTGCGCCGGATGGTCACCTTTGGGCGGTTCAACCTGGTGTTGGATCCCCTCCCGGCCCGGGAATTCGACGTCATCTTTTGCAGGAACGTGTTGATTTATTTCGACAACCTGGTGAAGGAGAAGGTGATCAACAGGCTTTACCGTCTCCTGAAATGGAACGGTTATTTCATTATAGGGGGAGCCGAGAGCCTGAACAGCATCCGGCACATGTACAAGTACGTGAAGCCCAGCATCTACCGGAAGGTAGGAGGGGTCAAGGCAAAATAA
- a CDS encoding PilZ domain-containing protein, whose protein sequence is MKEEKRRFTRIPFRVKAELAADGKVYGTDTIKNLSVGGCLLPLKEKLEPGTRCRVKIFLTGTNQETAVRVEGRILRSDSTGTAVRFTHIDPDSLFHLKGIVRFNAPDPEAVEEEINRHPVPL, encoded by the coding sequence ATGAAAGAGGAAAAACGACGTTTCACCCGTATTCCTTTCAGGGTCAAGGCCGAGCTTGCAGCCGACGGAAAGGTGTACGGCACGGACACCATCAAGAATCTCAGTGTGGGGGGATGCCTCCTCCCCCTCAAAGAAAAACTCGAACCAGGCACCCGTTGCCGGGTCAAGATCTTTTTGACCGGGACGAACCAGGAGACTGCCGTGAGGGTGGAGGGCCGAATCCTTCGATCCGATTCCACCGGCACGGCCGTAAGATTCACCCACATCGACCCGGACAGCCTGTTCCATCTGAAAGGCATCGTCCGCTTCAACGCCCCGGACCCCGAAGCCGTGGAAGAGGAAATCAACCGGCACCCCGTCCCCCTGTAA
- a CDS encoding cation transporter, with protein MIKAYTNTGSAQAVTLAGAVVNLLLIAMKFLTGILGHSQALLADAVHSLSDLFTDAVVLFGVRAGQKGPDETHHFGHGRLETLASAIVGLALAATGCYIGIRAGLNIYRHEVYYPTGLALAGAALSIAAKEILYRVTARVGKETRSRAVAANAWHHRSDAMSSVAVLFGVAGAWIHPSWHILDAYATLVVSLFILKVALDVLRGALWEMLDSAPRPEVLDLIRSCALGVEGVRDIHDLRVRTAGGHYLMELHIEVDGDLSVKEGHRVAKAVERCLIEDVEGVGQVIVHVDPAEPDRSPQVAGRKQK; from the coding sequence ATGATAAAAGCTTACACCAATACCGGTTCCGCCCAGGCCGTCACCCTTGCAGGGGCCGTGGTGAATCTTCTCCTCATCGCGATGAAATTCCTGACAGGCATCCTGGGTCACAGCCAGGCCTTACTTGCCGACGCCGTCCACTCCCTCTCCGATCTCTTCACCGACGCCGTAGTCCTGTTCGGTGTCAGGGCAGGTCAGAAGGGTCCGGATGAGACCCATCACTTCGGTCACGGCCGTTTGGAGACCCTGGCCTCAGCCATCGTGGGCCTCGCCCTGGCGGCAACGGGCTGCTATATCGGGATCAGGGCAGGCCTGAACATCTACCGCCACGAGGTATACTATCCCACCGGTCTCGCCCTGGCGGGCGCCGCCCTTTCCATCGCCGCCAAGGAGATCCTCTATCGCGTCACCGCCAGGGTGGGCAAGGAGACCCGAAGCCGTGCCGTCGCGGCCAATGCCTGGCACCACCGTTCCGATGCCATGTCATCCGTGGCCGTCCTTTTCGGTGTTGCCGGGGCCTGGATCCACCCTTCCTGGCATATACTGGATGCTTACGCCACCCTCGTCGTATCCCTCTTCATCCTCAAGGTGGCCCTGGATGTCCTTCGGGGTGCTCTATGGGAAATGCTGGACAGCGCGCCCCGTCCGGAGGTCCTCGACCTCATCCGCTCCTGCGCCCTTGGTGTGGAGGGCGTCAGGGACATTCACGATCTGCGGGTCCGGACGGCCGGCGGTCACTACCTCATGGAACTGCACATCGAGGTGGACGGCGACCTATCCGTGAAGGAAGGGCACCGGGTCGCCAAGGCCGTGGAACGTTGTCTCATCGAGGACGTGGAAGGGGTCGGGCAGGTCATCGTGCACGTGGACCCGGCCGAACCGGACCGGTCCCCTCAAGTTGCCGGACGAAAACAAAAATAA